The following proteins come from a genomic window of Achromobacter deleyi:
- a CDS encoding dienelactone hydrolase family protein, producing the protein MKDQDAHFDSLLPPLKLDRRGFIATTVAAGFSLAAGPAVAQTAIKTDANGLTAGKVDIPVADGKMPAYRAMPAGKKNLPTLLVVSEIFGVHEYIQDVCRRLAHLGYLAIAPELFARQGDPSKYTEIPKLQAEIISKVPDRQVQDDLDATVAWAAGHGGSDDKLGILGFCWGGRQVWLYAAHNPKLKAGAAWYGQLGGDPSELKPKSVLSLVNDLKAPVLGAYGGKDAGIPQTDVDKMRIELAKGPAAAKASRIDVYPEAPHAFHADYRPSYRKAEAEQAWQRMLDWFKQNGLGG; encoded by the coding sequence ATGAAAGACCAGGACGCGCATTTCGACAGCCTGCTGCCGCCCCTCAAGCTGGACCGCCGCGGCTTCATCGCCACCACCGTCGCCGCCGGCTTCTCGCTGGCCGCCGGCCCCGCCGTGGCCCAGACCGCCATCAAGACCGACGCCAACGGCCTGACCGCCGGCAAGGTGGACATCCCCGTCGCCGACGGCAAGATGCCCGCCTACCGCGCCATGCCCGCCGGCAAGAAGAACCTGCCCACGCTGCTGGTGGTGTCCGAGATCTTCGGCGTGCACGAATACATCCAGGACGTCTGCCGCCGCCTGGCGCACCTGGGCTACCTGGCCATCGCGCCCGAGCTGTTCGCGCGCCAGGGCGACCCGTCCAAGTACACCGAGATCCCCAAGCTGCAGGCCGAGATCATCAGCAAGGTGCCCGACAGACAGGTGCAGGACGACCTCGACGCCACCGTCGCCTGGGCCGCCGGCCATGGCGGCAGCGACGACAAGCTCGGCATCCTCGGCTTCTGCTGGGGCGGCCGCCAGGTCTGGCTCTACGCCGCCCACAACCCCAAGCTCAAGGCCGGCGCCGCCTGGTACGGCCAGTTGGGCGGCGACCCGAGCGAACTCAAGCCCAAGTCGGTCCTGAGCCTGGTCAACGACCTCAAGGCCCCGGTCCTGGGCGCCTACGGCGGCAAGGACGCCGGCATCCCCCAGACCGACGTCGACAAGATGCGCATCGAACTCGCCAAGGGCCCCGCCGCCGCCAAGGCCTCCCGCATCGACGTCTACCCCGAAGCCCCTCACGCCTTCCACGCCGACTACCGGCCGAGTTACCGCAAGGCCGAGGCGGAGCAGGCTTGGCAGAGGATGCTTGACTGGTTCAAGCAGAATGGGTTGGGGGGGTGA
- a CDS encoding peroxiredoxin — protein sequence MSIKVGDRVPDGTLTEFIETESEGCSLGPNAFQVADLTRGKTIALFALPGAFTPTCSAKHLPGYVEQAAALKAKGVDEIWCVSVNDAFVMGAWGREQKTDGKVRMLADGSALWTKALGLELDLIQRGMGVRSQRYSALIVDGVVKHLNVEGPGKFEVSDAATLLSQA from the coding sequence ATGAGCATCAAAGTCGGCGATCGCGTGCCCGACGGCACCCTGACCGAATTCATCGAAACCGAAAGCGAAGGCTGCTCGCTCGGCCCCAACGCCTTCCAGGTCGCCGACCTGACGCGTGGCAAGACCATCGCCCTGTTCGCGCTGCCCGGCGCCTTCACCCCGACCTGCTCGGCCAAGCACCTGCCCGGCTACGTCGAGCAGGCCGCCGCCCTCAAGGCCAAGGGCGTGGACGAAATCTGGTGCGTGTCCGTCAACGACGCCTTCGTCATGGGCGCCTGGGGCCGCGAACAGAAGACCGACGGCAAGGTCCGCATGCTGGCCGACGGTTCCGCCCTCTGGACCAAGGCCCTGGGCCTGGAGCTGGACCTGATCCAGCGCGGCATGGGCGTGCGCTCGCAGCGCTACTCGGCCCTGATCGTCGACGGCGTGGTCAAGCACCTGAACGTCGAAGGCCCCGGCAAGTTCGAAGTCAGCGACGCCGCGACCCTGCTGTCGCAAGCCTGA
- a CDS encoding MFS transporter, with protein sequence MLATISSFSSLYFATLLMLIGTGLFNTYMGLRLTAQSVSEVWIGTLIAGYYFGLVCGARLGHKLIIRVGHIRAFVACAAVATSMILAQTLVDSMPLWLVFRVISGIVMVTEFMVIESWLNEQTENHQRGRVFSVYMVVSGLGTVLGQLALTAYATLDLRPLTLVAMCLVLCLVPIAVTARSHPPTPLPAALDIRFFMRRVPLSMTVLFVAGNLSGAFYGLAAVYGAKHGLTTSQAAVFVAAAVTAGLLSQWPMGWLSDRINRAGLIRFNALLLVVLPTVMWGWLALPYWALVAMSCVFGILQFTLYPLGAAFANDHVESERRVSLSAVLLMTYGVGACVGPMIAGLLMSLAGPSMYYVFISACALILVWQVRPTRVTGAHQVEEAPVHFVPMPDTLQSSPAAAVLDPRVDVENDIGIEMVQPDPAAAPATPPVEGAGAVDPPIAAMTATAEPARTEPEGEDQAARQPRTGT encoded by the coding sequence ATGCTCGCAACCATCTCTTCTTTCTCGTCGCTGTATTTCGCGACCCTGCTGATGCTCATCGGCACCGGCCTGTTCAACACCTACATGGGGTTGAGGCTGACCGCGCAGTCCGTCAGCGAGGTCTGGATCGGCACCCTGATCGCCGGCTATTACTTCGGCCTGGTCTGCGGCGCGCGATTGGGACACAAGCTCATCATCCGCGTCGGCCACATCCGCGCCTTTGTCGCCTGTGCCGCCGTCGCCACCAGCATGATCCTGGCGCAGACGCTGGTCGACTCCATGCCGCTGTGGCTGGTGTTCCGCGTCATCTCGGGCATCGTCATGGTGACCGAATTCATGGTCATCGAAAGCTGGCTCAACGAACAAACCGAAAACCACCAGCGCGGGCGCGTGTTCTCCGTCTACATGGTGGTGTCCGGCCTGGGCACGGTGCTGGGGCAACTGGCCCTGACCGCCTATGCCACGCTCGACCTGCGGCCGCTGACCCTGGTGGCCATGTGCCTGGTGCTGTGCCTGGTGCCGATCGCCGTCACGGCCCGCTCGCACCCGCCCACGCCGCTGCCGGCCGCGCTCGATATCCGCTTCTTCATGCGGCGCGTGCCGCTGTCCATGACGGTGCTGTTCGTGGCCGGCAACCTGTCCGGCGCGTTCTACGGCCTGGCGGCCGTGTACGGCGCCAAGCACGGCCTGACGACCTCGCAGGCCGCCGTGTTCGTGGCCGCCGCCGTCACCGCCGGGCTGCTGTCGCAATGGCCCATGGGCTGGCTGTCCGACCGCATCAACCGCGCCGGCCTGATCCGCTTCAATGCGCTGCTGCTGGTGGTGCTGCCGACCGTCATGTGGGGCTGGCTGGCCTTGCCCTATTGGGCGCTGGTGGCCATGTCCTGCGTCTTCGGCATCCTGCAGTTCACCCTGTATCCGCTGGGCGCCGCCTTCGCCAACGACCACGTCGAATCCGAGCGCCGCGTCAGCCTGTCGGCGGTGCTGCTCATGACCTACGGCGTCGGCGCCTGTGTCGGCCCGATGATCGCGGGCCTCTTGATGTCGCTGGCCGGCCCCAGCATGTATTACGTCTTCATCTCGGCCTGCGCGCTGATCCTGGTGTGGCAGGTGCGCCCCACGCGCGTCACCGGCGCCCACCAGGTCGAGGAAGCGCCGGTGCATTTCGTGCCGATGCCGGACACGCTGCAAAGCTCGCCGGCCGCCGCCGTGCTCGACCCGCGGGTCGACGTGGAAAACGATATCGGCATCGAGATGGTGCAGCCGGATCCCGCGGCCGCGCCCGCCACGCCGCCGGTGGAAGGCGCCGGGGCGGTGGATCCGCCCATCGCGGCCATGACCGCCACGGCCGAGCCGGCGCGGACCGAGCCCGAGGGCGAGGATCAGGCGGCGCGGCAGCCCCGCACCGGCACCTGA
- a CDS encoding EamA/RhaT family transporter encodes MTPGPFYLLASVACSVAVAAMLKLARRWQVDVRQAIMVNHAVAALLCWAVLRPDPATLLTPQTPWLVLVALGLLLPSGFMAMALAVRHAGVVRSDAAQRLSLFIPLLAAFLLFGEPVSGRKLGAIALAFAALFCLLRRPAARPEATATAPDTDAAGRRALWLWPLSVWVAYGVVDILFKQVARAGTGFASGLLLAFVLASALMLAYLLWRRAAWAPRHLAAGVALGVMNFGNILTYIRAHQALPEHPALVFASMNMGVITLGTLVGALVFREPLTRLNGVGLALALGAILLMTPW; translated from the coding sequence CTGACGCCTGGCCCGTTCTACCTGCTGGCCAGCGTCGCCTGCAGCGTCGCCGTGGCGGCGATGCTGAAGCTGGCGCGGCGCTGGCAGGTGGACGTGCGCCAGGCCATCATGGTGAACCACGCGGTGGCCGCCCTGCTCTGCTGGGCCGTGCTGCGGCCGGACCCGGCCACGCTGCTCACGCCGCAGACGCCGTGGCTGGTGCTGGTGGCGCTGGGCCTGCTGCTGCCCAGCGGCTTCATGGCGATGGCGCTGGCCGTGCGCCATGCCGGCGTGGTGCGCAGCGACGCGGCGCAGCGGCTGTCGCTGTTCATCCCGCTGCTGGCGGCGTTCCTGCTGTTCGGCGAGCCGGTCAGCGGCCGCAAGCTGGGCGCGATCGCGCTGGCCTTCGCCGCCCTGTTCTGCCTGTTGCGGCGCCCCGCCGCCCGGCCCGAAGCCACCGCCACGGCGCCCGACACCGACGCGGCCGGACGCCGCGCGTTGTGGCTATGGCCATTGTCGGTATGGGTGGCCTATGGCGTGGTCGACATCCTGTTCAAGCAGGTGGCGCGCGCCGGCACGGGGTTCGCCAGCGGCCTGCTACTGGCCTTCGTGCTGGCCAGCGCGCTGATGCTGGCCTACCTGCTGTGGCGCCGCGCCGCCTGGGCGCCGCGCCATCTGGCGGCCGGCGTGGCGCTGGGCGTGATGAATTTCGGCAACATCCTCACCTACATCCGCGCCCACCAGGCGCTGCCCGAGCATCCCGCGCTGGTGTTCGCGTCCATGAACATGGGCGTGATCACGCTGGGCACGCTGGTCGGGGCGCTGGTGTTCCGCGAGCCCCTGACGCGCCTGAACGGCGTGGGCCTGGCGCTGGCGCTGGGGGCCATCCTGCTGATGACCCCGTGGTGA
- the bioB gene encoding biotin synthase BioB translates to MQTAYIPVPKPPKAQPAPAWSSAAVMELYALPFMDLVFRAQQTHRAHFDPNGIQLSSLLSIKTGGCPEDCGYCSQSSRYDTGLETEKLMPLDEVLAAARAAQAGGAQRFCMGAAWRSPKPHHLEAVAEMVSAVKALGLETCVTLGMLREGQAEQLKQAGLDYYNHNLDTSPEFYGKIVTTRTYQDRLDTLDRVRDAGINVCCGGIVGMGESRQERAGLIAQLANMEPYPESVPINNLMRVEGTPLADVEPLDPFEFVRTIAVARITMPRAMVRLSAGREAMDDAMQALCFMAGANSMFYGDVLLTTGNPRMEADQRLLQRLGMRIDAGQHTHQHARQDLSA, encoded by the coding sequence ATGCAGACCGCCTACATTCCCGTTCCCAAGCCGCCCAAGGCGCAGCCCGCGCCCGCCTGGAGCAGCGCCGCCGTGATGGAGCTTTACGCCCTGCCGTTCATGGACCTGGTGTTCCGCGCCCAGCAGACGCACCGCGCCCACTTCGACCCCAACGGCATCCAGCTGTCGAGCCTGCTGTCGATCAAGACCGGCGGCTGTCCCGAGGACTGCGGCTATTGCTCGCAGTCGTCGCGCTACGACACCGGCCTGGAAACGGAAAAGCTGATGCCGCTGGACGAGGTGCTGGCCGCGGCCCGCGCCGCCCAGGCCGGCGGCGCGCAACGCTTCTGCATGGGCGCTGCCTGGCGCAGCCCCAAGCCGCACCACCTGGAGGCCGTGGCCGAGATGGTCAGCGCGGTCAAGGCGCTGGGCCTGGAGACCTGCGTCACGCTCGGCATGCTGCGCGAGGGCCAGGCAGAACAGCTCAAGCAGGCCGGCCTGGACTACTACAACCACAACCTGGACACCTCGCCCGAGTTCTACGGCAAGATCGTCACCACCCGCACCTACCAGGACCGTCTCGACACGCTGGACCGCGTGCGCGACGCCGGCATCAACGTCTGCTGCGGCGGCATCGTCGGCATGGGCGAATCGCGCCAGGAGCGCGCCGGCCTGATCGCGCAGCTGGCCAACATGGAGCCCTACCCCGAGTCGGTGCCGATCAACAACCTGATGCGGGTGGAAGGCACGCCGCTGGCCGACGTCGAGCCGCTCGATCCGTTCGAGTTCGTGCGCACCATCGCGGTGGCGCGCATCACCATGCCGCGCGCCATGGTGCGCCTGTCGGCCGGGCGCGAGGCCATGGACGACGCGATGCAGGCGCTGTGCTTCATGGCCGGCGCCAATTCGATGTTCTACGGCGACGTGCTGCTGACCACCGGCAACCCGCGCATGGAGGCCGACCAGCGCCTGCTGCAACGGCTGGGCATGCGTATCGACGCCGGCCAGCATACGCATCAGCACGCGCGCCAGGACCTGTCGGCGTGA
- a CDS encoding helix-turn-helix transcriptional regulator, which yields MTASNAAPQAHRQHLQRIIAGLNEGIILLEPDGSVAWANASALALHGVDTLEALGQTPAGYRKRYALTYRNHHRVPARQYPLDRLAAAVAFDDLLLDLTRKDDADFLRNIRARGLLLEGDGADFRVLILDDQTGQFNAEQRFERTFAANPAPALICRLSDLRYVKVNQGFLDMTGLTREAVLGKSAYELDVLDGGDDKDDAVAKLNAGLTISQREGVVRLADGGPRFVIVAGQPIDMQDEPCMLFTFIDLEKRKRTEEALQQSEERFSKAFRLAPVPMALCDGESLRALDINDAFAQAVGVSAQDGAGQELTSLGLRPFEGMADSLARGESIRNREAALATPDGDLLDCLASAEPVMIGGERRVLLVMQDITERKRSETELLTAIEAVMQDTSWFSRGIIEKLAQLRAPAPAARDVAELAQLTAREREVLGLLCQGHGDDDIARQLRLSRNTVRNHVATIYSKIGVHRRSAAIVWARDRGITGHEKPRSRGKSGAG from the coding sequence GTGACCGCCAGCAACGCCGCTCCGCAAGCCCACCGCCAACACCTGCAACGGATCATCGCAGGCTTGAACGAAGGCATCATCCTGCTCGAGCCCGATGGCAGCGTCGCCTGGGCCAACGCCAGCGCGCTGGCGCTGCACGGGGTCGACACGCTGGAGGCGCTGGGGCAGACGCCCGCCGGCTATCGCAAGCGCTATGCGCTGACCTACCGCAACCACCATCGCGTGCCCGCCCGGCAGTACCCGCTGGACCGCCTGGCCGCCGCGGTGGCGTTCGACGACCTGCTGCTGGACCTGACGCGCAAGGACGACGCCGATTTCCTGCGCAACATCCGCGCGCGCGGCTTGCTGCTGGAAGGCGACGGCGCGGACTTCCGCGTGTTGATCCTGGATGACCAGACCGGCCAGTTCAACGCCGAGCAGCGCTTCGAGCGCACCTTCGCCGCCAATCCGGCGCCGGCGCTCATCTGCCGCCTGTCCGACCTGCGCTATGTGAAAGTGAATCAGGGCTTCCTCGACATGACCGGCCTGACACGCGAGGCGGTGCTGGGCAAGTCCGCCTACGAACTCGATGTGCTCGACGGCGGCGACGACAAGGACGACGCGGTGGCCAAGCTGAACGCGGGCCTGACCATCAGCCAGCGCGAAGGCGTGGTGCGGCTGGCGGATGGCGGTCCGCGCTTCGTCATCGTCGCCGGCCAGCCGATCGACATGCAGGACGAGCCGTGCATGCTGTTCACCTTCATCGACCTGGAAAAACGCAAGCGTACCGAGGAAGCCCTGCAACAGAGCGAAGAGCGTTTCTCCAAGGCCTTCCGGCTGGCGCCGGTGCCGATGGCGCTGTGCGACGGCGAATCGCTGCGCGCGTTGGATATCAATGACGCGTTCGCGCAGGCCGTGGGCGTGTCGGCGCAGGACGGCGCGGGCCAGGAGCTGACCAGCCTGGGCCTGCGCCCGTTCGAAGGCATGGCCGACAGCCTGGCGCGCGGCGAGAGCATCCGCAACCGCGAAGCCGCGCTGGCCACGCCCGATGGCGACCTGCTGGACTGCCTGGCGTCGGCCGAGCCGGTCATGATCGGCGGCGAGCGCCGCGTGCTGCTGGTGATGCAGGACATCACCGAACGCAAGCGCAGCGAGACCGAGCTGCTGACGGCGATCGAGGCCGTGATGCAGGACACCTCGTGGTTCAGCCGCGGCATCATCGAGAAGCTGGCGCAATTGCGCGCCCCGGCGCCGGCGGCGCGCGACGTGGCCGAGCTGGCGCAGCTGACCGCCCGCGAGCGCGAGGTGCTGGGCCTGCTGTGCCAGGGCCATGGCGACGACGATATCGCCCGCCAGCTGCGCCTGTCGCGCAACACGGTGCGCAATCACGTGGCCACCATCTACAGCAAGATCGGCGTGCACCGCCGCAGCGCGGCCATCGTCTGGGCCCGCGACCGCGGCATCACCGGGCATGAAAAACCACGCTCGCGCGGCAAATCCGGCGCGGGCTGA